In Methylacidiphilum infernorum V4, a single window of DNA contains:
- a CDS encoding ribokinase produces the protein MLWIVGSCNVDLTVNVESFPAAGETVLARESSLSIGGKGANQAVAAALWNVKPRFIGCVGNDPWGKRVCQELSRYGLDVSLITVSESHPTGIAWIEIDEKGNNRITVAAGANFDLSADQVLGNLAGLTSRDYLLSQLEVPLQTVESAFEYAKDKGAKTLLNPSPCVGRLNRLFSLTDYLVLNERECCKLAAVSSFFDEKEKAKSFFFQWGISVLVVTTGASGAFVFEQGGSINHILPPVVQVVDSSGAGDAFLGTFAAWIESGKTLEEALRAATVSGSLACTRRGTMSSFPQAQDVLLQLSKTPL, from the coding sequence ATGCTTTGGATTGTGGGAAGCTGCAATGTGGATCTGACGGTAAATGTAGAGAGTTTCCCCGCTGCCGGAGAAACGGTCCTGGCTAGGGAATCTTCCTTATCCATTGGAGGGAAAGGCGCAAACCAAGCTGTGGCCGCTGCTCTTTGGAACGTAAAGCCTAGATTTATCGGTTGTGTCGGTAACGATCCTTGGGGTAAAAGGGTTTGTCAAGAACTCAGCCGTTATGGTCTAGATGTTTCGCTTATCACTGTTTCAGAAAGCCATCCTACGGGAATAGCTTGGATAGAAATTGACGAAAAGGGAAATAACCGGATCACCGTCGCTGCCGGGGCAAATTTTGATCTTTCGGCTGATCAAGTCCTTGGGAACCTAGCGGGATTGACATCTAGAGATTACCTTTTGAGCCAACTCGAGGTTCCCCTTCAAACGGTTGAATCTGCTTTTGAATATGCCAAGGATAAAGGAGCTAAAACCCTTTTAAATCCTTCTCCCTGCGTGGGGAGATTAAACAGGCTTTTTTCTCTGACCGATTACCTTGTTCTCAACGAGAGGGAATGTTGCAAGTTGGCGGCAGTCTCTTCTTTTTTCGATGAAAAGGAAAAAGCAAAGTCCTTTTTTTTTCAATGGGGAATTTCTGTCTTGGTGGTTACGACGGGAGCGTCGGGAGCCTTTGTCTTTGAACAGGGGGGGAGCATTAACCATATTTTGCCCCCGGTTGTACAGGTAGTGGACAGCTCTGGAGCAGGTGATGCCTTTTTAGGAACCTTTGCTGCCTGGATAGAATCGGGTAAGACTCTGGAAGAAGCCCTCAGGGCGGCTACGGTTTCCGGTTCATTGGCTTGCACGCGCAGGGGAACCATGAGTTCATTTCCTCAAGCTCAGGATGTGTTGTTGCAACTTTCAAAAACTCCGTTATGA
- a CDS encoding OsmC family protein: MHPLPHHYKVVSSGGPFGNLIVKGIDEEFPPIELNAPVQYGGPKNTWSPETLLPAALSSCLILTFDSVAEASRFRWHKIECEADGTLDRKEGIRYFVSFSLKVKLFVPQGTDIQKAQKLLHKAEENCLITQSLKGSVFLESEIIEE; the protein is encoded by the coding sequence ATGCATCCGCTGCCCCATCATTACAAAGTGGTTAGTTCGGGAGGTCCTTTCGGCAATCTCATCGTTAAGGGGATTGACGAAGAGTTTCCTCCCATCGAACTGAACGCTCCGGTTCAATACGGTGGGCCTAAAAATACATGGTCACCGGAGACGCTGCTGCCGGCAGCCTTATCCAGTTGCTTAATCCTCACTTTTGATTCCGTTGCGGAGGCCAGTCGATTTCGCTGGCACAAAATAGAATGCGAAGCCGATGGAACTTTAGATAGGAAAGAAGGGATAAGATACTTCGTCTCTTTTTCACTCAAAGTCAAACTTTTCGTTCCCCAGGGAACCGACATACAAAAAGCTCAAAAACTTTTGCACAAGGCCGAAGAAAACTGCTTGATTACTCAATCCTTAAAAGGATCAGTCTTCCTGGAATCGGAAATCATTGAAGAATAA
- a CDS encoding isochorismatase family protein encodes MNWRIDTQKTAVLLIDLQEKLLSVIEDRDRVVQKAVQLVKLAKLFSLPLYITEQVPEKLGLTCKEVLEEVGDTPRIWKNTFSAASVLPSDLPKTILIGGIETHVCVRQTVYDLRMREKVLYVLGDAVSSRNRLDHQLGIEEMRQDRVLISSVEAVGWEMIVKAEGEIFKKFLSILK; translated from the coding sequence ATGAATTGGCGCATTGATACCCAAAAAACGGCTGTTTTATTGATCGATCTCCAGGAAAAACTTCTCTCCGTTATCGAGGATCGGGATAGAGTGGTCCAGAAAGCCGTGCAACTGGTAAAACTGGCCAAGCTCTTTTCTTTGCCTTTATATATTACGGAGCAGGTCCCGGAAAAATTAGGGCTGACCTGCAAGGAAGTTCTTGAAGAGGTGGGAGATACGCCTAGAATCTGGAAAAACACCTTCTCAGCGGCTTCCGTCTTGCCTTCAGATCTTCCCAAAACCATTCTCATTGGCGGAATAGAAACCCATGTTTGCGTTCGGCAAACGGTTTATGATTTAAGGATGAGGGAAAAAGTCCTGTATGTTCTAGGGGATGCGGTCAGTTCAAGGAATAGGCTGGATCACCAATTGGGGATTGAAGAGATGAGACAAGATAGGGTATTGATTAGTTCGGTGGAAGCGGTCGGTTGGGAAATGATTGTAAAGGCTGAAGGAGAGATTTTTAAAAAGTTTCTTTCCATTTTAAAATAA
- a CDS encoding secondary thiamine-phosphate synthase enzyme YjbQ: MESQTSKFFTEIEIRTTKHSQLLGVSDLIEKEIQRKGWSDGLLHVFVPHTTAAVTIQEDADPDVQKDILYVLDKIIPWEDYSYAHTEGNSAAHVKSALLGNSLHCNIVGGRLKLGTWQGVFLCEFDGPRTRKIQLSFIPFS; encoded by the coding sequence ATGGAATCCCAAACATCGAAATTTTTCACTGAAATTGAAATAAGAACCACCAAGCATTCTCAACTCCTGGGCGTAAGTGATCTCATAGAGAAAGAAATTCAAAGGAAGGGATGGAGCGATGGCCTCTTGCATGTTTTTGTTCCCCATACCACGGCGGCGGTGACCATCCAAGAGGATGCCGATCCAGATGTCCAAAAGGACATTCTTTATGTTTTAGACAAAATAATACCTTGGGAGGATTACAGTTATGCGCACACCGAAGGGAATTCGGCAGCCCATGTCAAATCGGCACTTCTAGGAAATTCCTTGCATTGCAACATCGTTGGGGGAAGACTGAAACTGGGAACGTGGCAAGGGGTTTTTCTCTGTGAATTTGATGGTCCAAGGACAAGAAAAATCCAGCTTTCTTTTATTCCCTTTAGCTAA
- a CDS encoding MFS transporter, which produces MKKFFYYPCKKAVLTLCCAFLYFDISFAVWVILGAIGTFIAGELKLTPVQKGIMVALPILSGSLLRILFGLAESVFGGKKTALIGMGITAACLLWGGLSAHSLKEIYGIGLLLGISGASFAVALPMASRWFSSQNQGLVLGLTGSGNSGTLLCTLFGPMIAHAYGWHSVFIFFLLLLGIVFLVFLLLAEDAPQTQREKLDLYALSLNLRQLLPWLLAFLYSLSFGGFVGLASYLGFFLVDDYRIDKVEAGKTQTLIIAAGSLLRPLGGALADKVGGAKLLLALLATSSLLAFLPSFYFPFLAEIILLFCLMGCLGLANGAVFQLVGSSMSSCVGIITGVVGAAGGIGGFFLPILLGKVKEHFGSCALGFLFFSFFLFVGSCLAFALVFSERLNKSLRVENPTRATASASLIPFSPLARKEGSEK; this is translated from the coding sequence ATGAAAAAATTCTTTTATTATCCTTGTAAAAAAGCGGTTTTAACCCTTTGTTGTGCCTTTCTTTATTTTGATATCAGCTTTGCTGTCTGGGTCATCCTGGGAGCAATAGGGACTTTTATTGCCGGAGAATTAAAACTGACCCCGGTCCAAAAGGGGATCATGGTTGCCCTACCCATCCTTTCCGGTAGCCTTTTGAGAATTTTATTTGGTCTAGCCGAATCTGTTTTTGGAGGGAAAAAAACGGCTCTTATCGGCATGGGAATAACCGCCGCTTGCTTGTTGTGGGGCGGCTTATCGGCCCACAGTCTCAAAGAAATTTACGGTATTGGGCTTCTTTTGGGTATCTCCGGGGCCAGTTTTGCCGTAGCCCTCCCGATGGCCAGCCGCTGGTTTTCTTCTCAAAACCAAGGGCTTGTCTTGGGTTTAACCGGCAGTGGAAATAGCGGAACCCTTCTTTGTACCCTGTTTGGGCCTATGATCGCCCATGCTTACGGGTGGCACTCGGTATTTATTTTTTTTCTCCTTCTTTTAGGCATCGTTTTCCTCGTCTTCTTATTGCTAGCCGAAGACGCTCCCCAAACCCAAAGAGAAAAATTAGATCTTTATGCCCTTTCTCTTAACCTTCGACAGCTTCTTCCCTGGTTATTAGCCTTTTTGTATAGCCTTTCCTTTGGTGGATTTGTGGGTCTTGCCAGCTACCTGGGATTTTTTCTCGTCGATGATTACCGAATAGATAAAGTCGAAGCGGGTAAAACCCAAACTCTTATCATCGCCGCAGGAAGCCTTTTAAGACCACTGGGTGGAGCCTTGGCCGATAAAGTAGGAGGAGCAAAGCTCCTTTTGGCGTTGCTCGCTACTTCTTCCCTGCTTGCCTTCTTGCCCTCTTTTTACTTCCCTTTCCTCGCCGAAATCATCCTTCTTTTTTGTTTGATGGGATGCCTGGGATTAGCCAATGGAGCGGTTTTTCAACTGGTGGGAAGTTCAATGTCTTCTTGCGTGGGTATCATTACGGGCGTTGTTGGAGCTGCCGGGGGTATAGGGGGATTTTTCTTGCCGATCTTGCTTGGGAAGGTCAAAGAGCATTTCGGATCCTGTGCCCTGGGATTCCTCTTTTTTTCCTTTTTTCTTTTCGTGGGAAGCTGCCTGGCTTTCGCCCTCGTTTTTTCGGAGAGATTAAACAAAAGCCTTCGTGTTGAAAATCCGACCAGGGCGACAGCATCCGCAAGTTTGATTCCCTTTTCTCCCCTTGCACGAAAAGAAGGCTCTGAAAAATGA
- a CDS encoding ribonucleotide-diphosphate reductase subunit beta: MSCCSGGGKPYDLKKRINVEEKRLINCKAVDVNQLMPLKYKWAWEHYLNGCANNWLPSEVPMQRDVELWKSNRLSNDERLVIMRNLGFFATGESLVGNNIVLAIFKFVTNAEARQYLLRQAYEEAVHTHAFLYIVESLGLDEREVFNMYHEVNSISNKDQFEMTLTEDILREGFNTESVENIQKFVKNLVGFYVIMEGIFFYSGFAMILSFHRQNKMTGIGEQFQYILRDETIHLNFGIDLINGIREENPEIWTAGFQKEIEEMIDESVRLEYAYARDCLPRGILGLNSALFKDYVEYIADRRLERIGFKAKYGSKNPFPWMSEVMDLVKEKNFFETRVTEYQSGAVLNW; this comes from the coding sequence ATGAGCTGTTGTTCTGGAGGGGGTAAACCCTACGATCTTAAAAAGAGAATCAATGTGGAGGAAAAGAGACTCATCAACTGCAAGGCCGTTGACGTCAATCAACTGATGCCCTTGAAATACAAGTGGGCATGGGAACATTATCTCAACGGCTGTGCAAACAACTGGCTCCCCTCTGAAGTTCCCATGCAAAGAGATGTCGAGCTTTGGAAATCCAACCGGCTTTCGAATGACGAAAGGTTGGTGATCATGAGAAACTTAGGTTTTTTTGCCACGGGGGAGAGTCTTGTAGGCAACAACATTGTTCTAGCCATATTTAAATTCGTCACGAATGCCGAGGCCAGGCAATATCTTCTTAGACAAGCTTACGAAGAAGCCGTCCACACGCACGCTTTCCTTTACATTGTGGAATCCCTTGGGCTTGATGAAAGAGAGGTCTTCAACATGTATCACGAGGTTAACTCCATTTCAAACAAAGACCAGTTTGAGATGACTTTGACCGAGGATATCTTGCGCGAGGGTTTTAACACGGAAAGTGTGGAAAATATCCAGAAATTTGTAAAAAACTTGGTCGGCTTTTATGTCATCATGGAGGGCATTTTCTTCTACAGCGGTTTTGCCATGATTTTATCTTTCCACAGGCAAAACAAGATGACGGGCATTGGGGAGCAGTTCCAGTATATTTTAAGAGATGAAACCATCCACCTTAATTTTGGAATAGACTTGATTAATGGGATTAGGGAAGAAAACCCCGAGATATGGACTGCTGGGTTTCAAAAGGAAATCGAGGAAATGATTGATGAATCCGTCCGACTTGAATATGCCTATGCAAGGGATTGCTTGCCCAGGGGAATACTCGGGTTGAACAGTGCCCTTTTTAAAGATTATGTCGAGTATATAGCCGACCGTAGGCTGGAAAGAATCGGCTTTAAAGCCAAGTACGGTTCAAAAAATCCATTTCCCTGGATGAGCGAAGTCATGGACCTGGTCAAAGAGAAAAATTTCTTTGAAACTCGGGTAACCGAATACCAGTCCGGAGCGGTTTTGAATTGGTAA
- a CDS encoding globin domain-containing protein: MTREEIKMIQKSWLRVIDKMDEAGLLFYRRLFDVEPKVRPLFKIDIEKQGRKLMDVLNWIVLNLQDIDAALDAARELARRHVKYGVKAEHYPVVGHTLIWTLRKMIGSEWTKQLEQLWTQAYEALAQVMIEEHKKIQSFEYLIRYLEQELSEVINSVIAAFPEIVGIAISTTQGATVSRCSSESYSNIIGSVVSSTLGHAQRLCEAAAAGRLEEIKITGSMLHLYIRQAGSDAAIGVLYPSQTAEGIISLLIRSAALKIQSLLSSFRLKEVNPG, from the coding sequence ATGACTCGCGAAGAAATCAAGATGATTCAGAAAAGTTGGCTGCGAGTTATCGATAAAATGGATGAAGCGGGTCTACTCTTTTATAGAAGACTTTTTGATGTGGAACCCAAGGTGCGGCCTCTCTTTAAGATCGATATTGAAAAGCAGGGAAGAAAATTGATGGACGTCCTTAACTGGATCGTTTTGAATCTTCAAGATATCGATGCGGCCTTGGACGCAGCGAGGGAATTGGCAAGGCGGCATGTCAAATACGGGGTTAAAGCCGAGCATTACCCTGTAGTCGGTCACACTCTTATCTGGACGCTGCGCAAGATGATCGGCTCGGAATGGACAAAGCAACTAGAGCAACTCTGGACCCAAGCCTATGAAGCCTTGGCCCAGGTGATGATCGAAGAGCACAAAAAAATCCAATCCTTTGAGTATCTCATTCGCTACCTTGAACAGGAACTTTCCGAGGTGATAAACTCCGTGATTGCTGCATTCCCTGAAATTGTGGGTATCGCCATCTCTACAACCCAGGGTGCAACGGTAAGCCGATGCTCTTCTGAGAGTTATTCAAACATCATCGGTTCGGTTGTCAGTTCAACACTCGGGCATGCCCAGCGGTTATGCGAAGCGGCAGCAGCAGGCCGTCTTGAAGAGATAAAAATTACGGGGAGCATGCTCCACCTTTACATTCGTCAGGCCGGTTCCGATGCAGCCATAGGGGTATTGTATCCCTCTCAAACCGCCGAAGGGATTATTTCTCTTTTAATCCGAAGTGCCGCCCTAAAAATCCAATCTCTTTTATCCAGCTTCCGTCTAAAAGAAGTGAACCCTGGGTAA
- a CDS encoding P-II family nitrogen regulator, translating to MDSFFKIEAIVKPFKLGEIRKNLCTEDILAMSIYRVKGLDEEENRIEKYRGDEYFPVLKTHYKIEIFVQKINLSKTLSALRRSMTNDKHSSSQVSIIAVASVQQLSSYDYPTSYSKPRLTPAFLLF from the coding sequence ATGGATTCCTTCTTCAAAATTGAAGCGATCGTCAAGCCTTTTAAACTCGGTGAAATAAGAAAAAATTTATGTACAGAAGATATCCTTGCCATGTCCATATACAGGGTAAAAGGATTGGATGAAGAAGAAAATAGAATCGAAAAATACAGAGGAGATGAATATTTCCCCGTTTTGAAAACCCATTATAAAATAGAAATTTTTGTTCAAAAAATAAACCTCTCTAAGACCCTTTCCGCCCTGAGACGGTCCATGACTAACGATAAACACTCCTCAAGCCAGGTATCCATCATCGCTGTCGCCTCCGTCCAACAGCTCTCTTCGTATGACTATCCTACATCCTACAGCAAACCCCGGCTAACTCCTGCTTTTCTTTTATTTTAA
- a CDS encoding class I SAM-dependent methyltransferase, with the protein MERIREEELMVDPNQAFAYAQADFSIPHQALVDRFERLFPHFKEGLVLDMGCGTADIAIRFARKYPRAKIIGVDGSPAMLALAQQRIEENHLLASIELIKGRLPYWNYPRSFDVLISNSLLHHLPSAKELWTSLRNLSKNGSLVLVVDLVRPDSLEKARLLTETYTQNGHPLLKRDFYNSLLASFTVEEITEEIQVEKLPLRVEQVSDRHLMIYGVIEK; encoded by the coding sequence ATGGAAAGGATCCGCGAAGAAGAACTCATGGTTGATCCCAACCAAGCTTTTGCTTATGCCCAAGCCGACTTTTCCATCCCTCATCAAGCCCTAGTCGATCGGTTTGAACGCCTTTTCCCTCATTTTAAGGAGGGATTAGTTTTGGATATGGGTTGTGGAACGGCAGACATCGCCATCCGGTTTGCCCGGAAATATCCTCGGGCAAAAATTATCGGGGTGGACGGCTCCCCGGCCATGCTCGCCTTGGCTCAACAAAGGATAGAAGAAAACCATCTCTTAGCTTCCATAGAACTCATAAAAGGAAGATTGCCTTACTGGAACTATCCCCGTTCATTTGACGTTCTCATTTCCAACAGCTTGCTCCATCATCTCCCCTCGGCAAAAGAATTATGGACCTCTTTAAGAAATCTCTCCAAGAATGGATCATTGGTCCTCGTTGTCGACTTGGTCAGGCCCGATTCCCTGGAAAAAGCGCGCCTCCTTACGGAAACATATACCCAGAACGGCCATCCCCTTTTAAAAAGAGACTTTTACAATTCCCTTCTTGCCTCTTTTACCGTTGAAGAAATTACGGAAGAAATCCAAGTCGAAAAACTTCCTTTGAGGGTCGAGCAGGTTTCAGATCGACATCTCATGATTTATGGAGTTATCGAAAAGTAA
- a CDS encoding septal ring lytic transglycosylase RlpA family protein, translating to MFFFYLLFALFPFSYPKKGGTLSPIGMKQRGFASWYAETGHLGKRFVKEHRFTAAHRTLPFGTYVEVQNLKNQKKVLVCIDDRGPFVRGRIIDLSKPAAEKLQMVDAGIVPVELKVVKYSSY from the coding sequence ATGTTTTTTTTCTACTTACTTTTTGCCCTTTTTCCTTTTTCTTATCCCAAAAAAGGGGGAACTTTGAGTCCAATCGGGATGAAGCAAAGGGGGTTTGCTTCTTGGTATGCTGAAACGGGGCATTTGGGTAAGAGATTTGTAAAGGAACATCGTTTTACGGCTGCGCACCGGACCCTCCCTTTTGGGACTTACGTGGAAGTCCAAAATTTAAAAAACCAAAAAAAAGTGCTCGTTTGCATCGATGATCGAGGTCCTTTTGTGCGGGGTAGGATTATTGACTTGTCGAAACCCGCAGCCGAAAAACTCCAGATGGTGGATGCGGGTATCGTCCCGGTGGAATTAAAGGTAGTGAAGTATTCTTCCTATTAG
- the lysA gene encoding diaminopimelate decarboxylase: MHHFYYKDSELYVEDVPLRNLVERYGTPLYVYSAQTIIDHYKRFDRSLRDIDHFICYAVKANSNQRILKLLVDLGSGFDLVSGGELYRVLRAGADPQKCTFAGVGKTQSEIEEALQAGIYSFIVESEEELLEIDKIAAKRSTKAPVAFRLNPDVSALTHAKITTGTDLNKFGISLDLIDDVFEKCSRLENIHCRGVQMHIGSQIQSIDPFLEAIQKVIPWVEKAKKKYGAEFFDIGGGIGIVYEKAMESGTEAWWQERNELLTLNRYAEQIVPLVKPLGMKILVEPGRVLVGNAGILVSRVIYVKKGIAKKFVIIDAAMNDLVRPAFYEAYHQIVPLKETAHGPLEVVDVVGPVCESSDCFAIDRLLPEVRAGDYLALLSAGAYGFSMASNYNSRLKPAEVLVWGNQVQLVRKRESYQDLVALEEQLS; this comes from the coding sequence ATGCATCATTTCTATTACAAAGATTCTGAGCTTTACGTTGAAGATGTTCCGCTAAGAAATCTTGTCGAACGCTACGGGACTCCCCTCTATGTGTATTCGGCACAAACGATCATTGATCATTACAAGCGGTTTGACCGTTCACTTCGAGACATTGATCATTTCATCTGTTATGCGGTCAAAGCCAATTCCAACCAGAGGATTTTAAAACTCTTGGTTGACCTAGGGAGCGGTTTTGATCTGGTGAGTGGCGGAGAGCTCTACCGAGTTCTTCGGGCAGGAGCTGATCCTCAAAAATGCACTTTTGCCGGCGTGGGAAAAACCCAAAGCGAAATAGAAGAAGCGCTTCAAGCAGGTATTTATAGTTTTATTGTAGAAAGTGAAGAAGAGCTTTTGGAAATCGATAAAATAGCTGCGAAGCGGTCGACTAAAGCCCCCGTGGCTTTTCGGTTAAACCCGGATGTTTCAGCCTTGACCCATGCGAAGATTACAACAGGAACCGATCTCAACAAATTTGGCATCTCCTTGGATTTAATCGATGATGTTTTTGAAAAGTGTTCAAGGCTTGAAAATATTCATTGTAGAGGCGTGCAGATGCACATAGGTTCCCAGATTCAATCGATAGATCCTTTTTTAGAAGCGATACAAAAAGTCATTCCTTGGGTTGAGAAAGCAAAGAAAAAATATGGAGCGGAATTTTTCGATATTGGAGGAGGCATTGGAATAGTCTATGAAAAAGCGATGGAAAGTGGAACAGAAGCATGGTGGCAGGAAAGAAATGAGCTTCTGACCCTGAACCGCTATGCCGAACAGATCGTTCCATTGGTCAAGCCCTTGGGGATGAAAATACTGGTTGAACCCGGCAGGGTGCTCGTAGGCAATGCGGGTATCTTGGTGAGCAGGGTGATTTATGTCAAGAAGGGAATTGCCAAGAAGTTTGTGATTATTGATGCCGCTATGAATGATCTGGTTAGACCGGCCTTTTATGAAGCTTACCACCAGATCGTTCCTTTGAAAGAAACTGCTCATGGACCCCTTGAAGTGGTAGACGTTGTTGGACCCGTTTGCGAATCTTCGGATTGTTTTGCGATCGATAGACTTTTACCTGAAGTTAGGGCAGGCGATTACTTGGCCCTATTGAGCGCGGGGGCTTATGGCTTTTCTATGGCTTCCAATTATAACTCCCGGCTCAAACCCGCAGAGGTGCTTGTTTGGGGAAATCAAGTACAATTAGTTCGAAAAAGAGAAAGCTATCAAGATTTGGTTGCCCTGGAAGAACAGTTGTCATAA
- a CDS encoding TonB-dependent receptor, whose product MKGTKSFLYWTQLGLTLLLFVDKLSFATAQEAQEGFENSLPPSSLKVKGKLPTEIEENSSFLLSPTKEFGPMDVLDTPRTVFIIDKPLIQATGMGLQPFLDPLSMSFLVPSAYSSVNYGLGIAPFSRGYPATPYINGIEMNIQNGAFQGIPMNWNMIDSFDFIEGPAQAVFGATQTSSGVCNYLTKQPYFDSFRSSAQFTTGMYEKYMWMVDMGGPIRPDLAYRVSYQGMENGNYYQYVHNDQQNIYFTLGFHPSDTYQADLIADLGTYDYTPLFMWMNRPTEALITNNLYLGGSVPSSSINVGTVNNPAFSLYAGPLEPISRRILLQNPEGEGRAILGLLQYVQKFQPSENLAILDNTLVWYNRESLLQPPVYYSLNSAGDYEIDHRTECLLHFHFDRNTFPFSLKGLLDGGIEWRIQRNLDYVASSFLGANSWDMVFSQPTSWNMNFSSFFRQNLANPHAKYGGLWPIPGAPPGFFFNPLNGSAGSTDSFFYSIAPFIQQTFSFNDHLALGLGLRDTNYFVQAETPPGTPPMLFKAFKTTQSDPLFSISPSYKPLEWLSIYLTYVLEYTTDAAVLGGYSPLFNSQSFHQEDELYEAGFKCNLIKNKLFIEGDGFSQILWLDNVGLKPTKTTVNGFELNMSYSPFKTLLLRIGYAYQYGTENWSAVSHGPFETQTYSTDYAQIFSLPLDNNGFFPPGLYPFIGWPKEVIDGMINYSPSQGLGFTLGLSWFSSQFLGYNYSTSIPPEFVIRGRITYSLPHCQLALYFYNLTGEKYWLPFGVGIQSARIFDYANIVPGMPFWIQATLSYFF is encoded by the coding sequence ATGAAAGGGACTAAAAGCTTTCTCTACTGGACCCAACTCGGTTTAACCCTTTTGCTTTTTGTTGACAAGCTTTCTTTTGCCACGGCCCAAGAGGCTCAAGAGGGTTTTGAAAATTCCCTTCCCCCCTCTTCCCTGAAGGTCAAAGGAAAGCTCCCTACCGAAATAGAAGAAAACTCCTCTTTTTTGCTTTCTCCAACCAAAGAGTTCGGACCCATGGACGTTTTAGATACTCCAAGAACCGTTTTTATCATCGACAAGCCTCTGATTCAAGCTACGGGTATGGGGCTACAACCTTTTTTGGACCCTCTCAGTATGTCTTTCCTTGTCCCTTCAGCTTATTCTTCGGTCAACTACGGGCTAGGCATAGCTCCCTTTTCAAGGGGATATCCCGCCACCCCCTATATAAACGGCATCGAGATGAACATCCAGAATGGAGCTTTCCAAGGCATTCCCATGAACTGGAACATGATCGATTCTTTTGATTTCATAGAGGGTCCGGCCCAAGCGGTCTTTGGAGCTACGCAAACCAGTTCCGGGGTGTGCAATTACCTAACCAAGCAGCCTTATTTCGATTCTTTTCGCTCTTCAGCCCAGTTTACAACTGGAATGTACGAAAAATACATGTGGATGGTCGACATGGGAGGGCCCATACGTCCTGATCTAGCCTACAGGGTCAGCTACCAAGGGATGGAAAACGGAAACTACTACCAATACGTGCATAACGATCAACAAAACATCTATTTTACTCTTGGCTTTCATCCCTCGGATACTTACCAAGCAGATCTCATCGCCGACCTGGGAACTTACGATTATACCCCCCTTTTCATGTGGATGAATAGACCAACCGAAGCCTTGATCACAAACAACCTTTATCTGGGCGGATCGGTTCCTTCTTCTTCAATCAATGTAGGGACAGTTAACAATCCGGCTTTCTCTCTCTATGCCGGCCCCCTTGAACCGATCAGCCGAAGAATCCTCCTTCAAAACCCTGAAGGGGAAGGCCGGGCGATCCTTGGGTTACTGCAATATGTACAAAAATTCCAACCCAGCGAAAATCTCGCTATCCTGGACAATACCCTGGTATGGTACAACAGGGAAAGTCTTTTACAACCTCCCGTTTATTACAGCCTTAACAGTGCCGGCGATTATGAAATCGACCACCGGACGGAATGTCTTCTCCATTTCCACTTCGATCGGAATACTTTTCCTTTTTCCCTCAAGGGTCTCCTGGACGGTGGAATCGAATGGCGAATCCAGAGAAACTTGGATTACGTAGCCAGTTCTTTTTTGGGAGCGAACAGTTGGGATATGGTCTTCAGCCAACCCACGAGTTGGAACATGAACTTTTCTTCTTTTTTCCGGCAAAACTTAGCCAATCCTCATGCCAAATACGGCGGGCTTTGGCCGATTCCCGGAGCTCCCCCTGGCTTTTTCTTCAATCCATTAAACGGTTCTGCCGGCTCAACCGATAGTTTTTTTTACTCGATCGCTCCATTTATCCAGCAGACGTTTTCCTTTAACGATCATTTAGCCCTGGGCCTAGGACTAAGAGACACCAACTACTTTGTTCAAGCAGAAACTCCTCCCGGAACTCCGCCGATGCTTTTCAAAGCATTCAAAACCACGCAATCCGATCCTCTTTTTTCCATCAGTCCAAGCTACAAGCCTTTAGAGTGGCTAAGTATCTATTTAACCTATGTTCTGGAATATACCACGGATGCGGCAGTTCTTGGGGGATACTCCCCTTTGTTTAATTCCCAGTCCTTCCACCAGGAAGACGAACTGTACGAAGCGGGGTTTAAATGCAACCTTATTAAAAACAAGCTTTTTATTGAGGGGGACGGCTTTTCTCAGATTCTCTGGCTTGACAACGTTGGCCTAAAGCCCACGAAAACGACGGTCAACGGTTTTGAACTTAACATGTCCTATTCTCCTTTTAAAACCTTGCTCCTTAGGATCGGCTATGCCTATCAATACGGGACAGAAAACTGGTCAGCCGTTAGCCACGGGCCGTTCGAGACCCAAACTTACTCGACCGATTACGCCCAAATCTTTTCTTTGCCTCTCGACAACAACGGTTTTTTCCCCCCGGGCCTCTATCCCTTTATCGGCTGGCCCAAGGAGGTGATCGATGGCATGATCAACTATAGCCCTTCCCAGGGTTTGGGATTTACCCTAGGATTGAGCTGGTTCAGCTCACAATTTCTCGGGTATAACTATTCTACTTCTATTCCTCCCGAGTTCGTGATCCGCGGCCGCATCACTTATAGCCTTCCTCACTGCCAACTTGCTCTCTATTTCTATAATCTCACCGGCGAAAAATATTGGCTCCCTTTCGGTGTAGGTATACAGTCGGCAAGAATATTTGACTACGCGAACATCGTTCCTGGAATGCCCTTTTGGATCCAGGCTACCTTAAGCTATTTTTTCTAA